In one Burkholderiales bacterium GJ-E10 genomic region, the following are encoded:
- a CDS encoding alpha-D-glucose-1-phosphate cytidylyltransferase: protein MVEIGGKPILWHIMKIYSAHGINDFVVCLGYKGYVIKEYFANYYLHMSDVTFDMKSNSMQIHQNQAEPWTVTLVETGEDTMIGGRIKRILPYVKDDPYFCLTYGDGVGDVDVSATIALHRRAGRMATVTATQPPGRFGALRFEGDRALGFQEKPQGDGGWINGGFFVLSPDVGRYIDGDQTVWEREPLENLARDGQLSVHFHHGFWQPMDTLRDRNHLEEMWNAGRAPWKVW from the coding sequence ATGGTGGAGATCGGTGGCAAGCCAATTCTCTGGCACATCATGAAGATCTATTCGGCCCACGGCATCAATGACTTTGTTGTGTGTCTTGGCTATAAGGGCTACGTAATCAAAGAGTATTTTGCGAACTACTACCTGCATATGTCGGACGTCACCTTCGACATGAAGAGCAACTCGATGCAGATCCACCAGAATCAGGCGGAGCCGTGGACGGTTACCCTGGTCGAAACGGGGGAGGACACGATGATTGGTGGCCGAATCAAGCGCATCCTTCCATATGTCAAAGACGACCCATATTTTTGCCTTACCTATGGTGACGGGGTTGGCGACGTGGATGTCAGCGCAACGATCGCGCTGCATCGGCGGGCCGGCCGGATGGCAACGGTGACGGCGACCCAGCCGCCCGGGCGCTTTGGCGCGCTCCGGTTCGAGGGCGACCGTGCGTTGGGGTTCCAGGAGAAGCCGCAAGGCGATGGCGGGTGGATCAATGGCGGATTCTTTGTACTTTCGCCGGATGTCGGCCGCTATATCGACGGCGACCAGACCGTGTGGGAGCGCGAGCCCCTCGAAAATCTCGCTCGCGACGGCCAACTGTCCGTGCACTTTCATCATGGTTTCTGGCAGCCCATGGATACCTTGCGGGATCGCAATCACCTCGAAGAGATGTGGAATGCAGGACGAGCGCCTTGGAAGGTATGGTAG
- a CDS encoding FAD dependent oxidoreductase family protein 1, with the protein MAIEVDCIVIGAGVVGLAVARALKKAGREVVLLEKESHFGTETSSRNSEVIHAGIYYPPGSLKATLCVRGKQSLYRYCQERDVPFARPGKIIVASSDGEVPILEKYLETARANGVDDLQWIDAAQLREREPVVRAVRGLWSPGTGIIDSHAYMQALLDDFEMAGGEYVRASPVRGGRVARGGIELLLADSEGSEVKARTVVNSGGLHAPDIAAAIEGVPRDRVPLARYAIGHYYVLARKAPFRHLVYPVAGRGGLGVHVTLDLSGAARFGPDVRWRDRIDYAFDDSRRGEFVEAIRAYYPDIESSDLIPGYTGIRPKISGPESPNCDFVIQDGAEYGAEGLINLFGIESPGLTASLAIAEYVCALAGR; encoded by the coding sequence ATGGCGATTGAAGTCGATTGCATTGTTATCGGCGCCGGTGTCGTCGGCTTGGCGGTTGCCCGGGCCTTGAAAAAGGCCGGACGGGAGGTCGTCCTGCTAGAGAAGGAGAGCCACTTTGGCACGGAGACGAGTTCGCGCAATTCCGAGGTCATTCACGCCGGAATCTACTACCCGCCCGGTTCGCTCAAGGCGACGCTTTGTGTGCGGGGAAAGCAATCGCTCTATCGGTACTGCCAGGAGCGAGATGTCCCATTCGCGCGTCCCGGAAAGATCATTGTCGCGTCTTCCGACGGGGAAGTGCCGATCCTGGAGAAATACCTTGAGACGGCGCGAGCGAACGGCGTGGACGACCTTCAATGGATCGATGCTGCGCAGTTGCGGGAGCGAGAGCCGGTCGTGAGAGCCGTTCGCGGCCTCTGGTCGCCGGGGACGGGAATCATTGATAGTCATGCCTACATGCAGGCACTGCTCGATGATTTCGAAATGGCGGGTGGGGAGTACGTGCGGGCGTCTCCGGTACGTGGGGGTCGGGTGGCGCGAGGGGGGATCGAGTTGCTGTTGGCGGATTCCGAAGGTTCCGAGGTCAAGGCCCGGACCGTGGTCAACAGTGGTGGGTTGCATGCTCCCGATATCGCTGCGGCGATTGAGGGAGTTCCTCGAGATCGGGTGCCGCTTGCCCGGTACGCCATAGGCCACTATTACGTCCTGGCCCGCAAAGCCCCGTTCCGGCATCTGGTTTATCCGGTAGCCGGTAGAGGCGGGCTCGGGGTGCATGTGACGCTCGATCTCTCGGGCGCGGCACGGTTCGGACCCGACGTGCGGTGGCGCGATCGGATCGACTACGCATTTGACGACAGCCGCCGGGGCGAGTTCGTCGAGGCGATCCGCGCTTACTATCCGGACATCGAGTCCTCCGACCTGATCCCCGGATATACCGGAATCCGGCCGAAGATATCCGGCCCGGAAAGTCCAAATTGTGATTTCGTCATCCAGGATGGGGCCGAGTACGGGGCAGAGGGGCTCATCAACCTGTTCGGAATCGAATCGCCAGGGTTGACGGCTTCGTTGGCAATCGCGGAGTACGTCTGCGCGCTCGCGGGACGATAG
- a CDS encoding glycosyl transferase family protein, translating into MLISTYRDGFRILLTILKLFRMERPLIYFGAIAAVLGASSVALSIPLFVTYFATGLVPRLPTAVLVVGLGLSALLSLACGLILDTVTRGRNELRRLAYLQIPTAGPFREPGQRQR; encoded by the coding sequence GTGCTCATCAGCACGTACCGCGATGGATTCCGGATTTTGCTGACCATCCTCAAGCTGTTCCGGATGGAACGGCCGTTGATCTATTTCGGTGCGATTGCCGCAGTTCTTGGCGCTTCCTCGGTTGCGCTATCGATCCCGCTGTTCGTGACCTACTTTGCCACCGGTCTCGTTCCGAGACTGCCCACTGCCGTGCTGGTTGTCGGTCTGGGACTCTCTGCCCTCCTCTCCCTGGCATGCGGGCTGATCCTCGACACCGTCACGCGAGGACGGAACGAGTTGCGCCGGCTGGCGTACCTGCAGATTCCGACCGCCGGACCGTTTCGGGAGCCCGGTCAAAGACAACGATAG
- a CDS encoding L-fucose isomerase-like protein, producing MESQLLCVCDNNRNRLQKNFGHYPQHISNLGRNAKVKISPANGVIAYFKPTIAQNLTQNDASDNLPRRRKYAESFDAVSCDTDSAMIDSNSLS from the coding sequence ATGGAATCGCAATTGCTGTGCGTATGCGACAACAACCGCAATCGCCTCCAGAAAAATTTCGGCCATTACCCTCAACATATCTCCAACCTCGGTCGGAACGCAAAAGTCAAAATATCCCCCGCCAACGGTGTAATTGCCTATTTCAAGCCAACAATTGCCCAGAACCTTACCCAAAACGATGCATCAGACAACCTTCCGCGCAGACGGAAATACGCGGAAAGTTTCGATGCAGTTTCCTGCGATACCGATTCAGCAATGATCGACTCCAATTCACTAAGTTGA
- a CDS encoding dolichyl-phosphate-mannose-protein mannosyltransferase protein, with the protein MKKVAFIAIHYAELSAFLVASWGIAKPILRRVNADGTVDGGLENTFACVVGLGLLICAFQVLAISGVLRTPVVWGVLAAGLVAALVRSPAAAHSAIQTAIASWKARTYAQKWSAVALALIIFSNFLGPLRPPQDWDELMYHLPRAQQWATTGTLGIQTWLRYPWFPSNYELLYSAALLVGDDVLPHLLHAASGWLVAILVFFFAKRQYKPWLGWLASAMWVFSTRGALNDAYIDGGVALFVTAAAVAFYLWSENPQRKHWVWLSAFLLGVAAGTKYQALVFVPLFTASLFVIAPRAPRFAGAVVAFLVPCAYWYLRNAIQTGDPFDPIGGKVFGFTDWNAADLQAQFQDMKRVADWPAWYLWPAVAAPLFHDARNLRFFRIVVVYSSYFFATWILTSHYSRYAMPAYPAWALLSAMTWGGAGIALWRALTRLRVALPSNFPWRTAKTIGGSVLVLLLAANVLAYSRNNWRHIPATPQDRERILRKVVPGYEVLSYLRHHLIGKAYQIGLDGSIYYAPHPIWGDIFGPWRYRDYATLPPTRLWQKLRSGGFCYLVLAPGVHIPDQDGKFRSHFSPIYTKDGAEIDRLTGARGCAVTRQPE; encoded by the coding sequence ATGAAAAAAGTCGCGTTCATCGCGATCCACTATGCGGAGCTATCGGCGTTTCTGGTGGCAAGCTGGGGGATTGCCAAGCCGATTCTTCGCAGGGTCAATGCCGACGGGACCGTCGACGGAGGGCTCGAGAACACGTTCGCCTGCGTCGTGGGTCTCGGCCTCCTGATTTGCGCATTCCAGGTTCTCGCCATTTCGGGCGTGCTCCGCACTCCGGTCGTATGGGGAGTACTTGCGGCCGGGCTGGTCGCCGCGCTCGTCCGATCCCCTGCCGCAGCGCATTCGGCAATCCAAACGGCGATTGCGTCGTGGAAGGCGCGAACCTACGCGCAGAAATGGAGCGCCGTTGCGCTCGCGCTCATCATTTTCTCCAACTTCCTCGGACCACTCCGCCCCCCGCAAGACTGGGACGAATTGATGTACCACCTGCCGCGTGCGCAGCAGTGGGCCACCACGGGAACCCTCGGCATTCAGACGTGGTTGCGATACCCCTGGTTCCCGTCGAACTACGAACTACTCTATTCCGCGGCGCTGCTCGTCGGCGATGACGTACTGCCCCACCTGTTGCATGCCGCGAGCGGATGGCTTGTCGCCATCCTGGTATTTTTCTTCGCCAAGCGCCAATACAAGCCATGGCTTGGTTGGTTGGCCTCCGCGATGTGGGTGTTTTCCACCCGTGGAGCCCTGAACGACGCCTATATCGATGGGGGCGTCGCACTATTCGTCACCGCTGCGGCGGTTGCCTTTTACCTCTGGAGCGAGAACCCGCAGCGCAAGCATTGGGTATGGCTTTCGGCATTTCTTCTCGGCGTTGCGGCAGGCACCAAGTACCAGGCGCTCGTCTTTGTGCCCTTGTTTACGGCTTCCCTTTTCGTGATCGCACCGCGTGCGCCACGATTCGCCGGCGCTGTCGTGGCCTTCCTGGTTCCATGCGCCTACTGGTATCTGCGGAACGCGATCCAGACCGGTGACCCCTTCGATCCGATCGGCGGAAAGGTGTTCGGCTTTACCGACTGGAACGCCGCCGACCTTCAGGCGCAATTCCAGGACATGAAACGCGTCGCGGACTGGCCCGCATGGTACCTGTGGCCTGCCGTGGCGGCTCCGCTGTTCCACGACGCCCGGAATCTCCGATTTTTTCGCATTGTCGTCGTCTACAGCAGCTATTTCTTCGCGACCTGGATATTGACCTCCCACTACTCCCGGTACGCCATGCCGGCATACCCCGCATGGGCACTTCTTTCCGCCATGACCTGGGGAGGAGCAGGTATCGCGCTCTGGCGCGCGCTGACGCGCCTGCGGGTCGCGCTGCCCTCGAATTTCCCTTGGCGCACCGCAAAGACAATCGGCGGAAGCGTTCTGGTTCTCCTCCTGGCTGCAAATGTTCTCGCCTATTCGCGGAACAACTGGCGTCATATTCCCGCGACGCCACAAGACCGGGAACGGATATTGCGAAAGGTCGTACCCGGATACGAGGTTCTCTCATACCTGCGGCACCACCTGATCGGCAAGGCATACCAGATCGGACTCGACGGATCGATCTACTATGCGCCCCATCCCATATGGGGCGACATATTCGGTCCCTGGCGCTATCGCGACTACGCCACGCTCCCCCCGACACGCCTCTGGCAGAAGCTTCGATCCGGGGGATTCTGCTATCTCGTTCTCGCACCGGGAGTACATATCCCGGACCAGGATGGAAAATTCCGCAGCCATTTCTCGCCCATCTACACGAAGGATGGCGCGGAGATCGATCGCCTCACCGGCGCCCGAGGCTGCGCTGTAACCCGTCAACCGGAATGA
- a CDS encoding integrase family protein, with product MSASKHASVHERWAHLRFSVIGQLLAAPPPKGELRAELRKLAERTWRHPVTGEPARFALSTIERWLLRARRERRDPVGVLRRKVRADAGVQKVGSAIRQALQAQYAAHPSWSVQLHTDNLRALIERDPALGSMPSYSSVRRLFQAQGWRKRQRLSSRDTAGAQRAEARLAAREVRSYEAHYVGSLWHWDCHVGSRPVLTAAGRWATPVLFGVLDDCSRLGCHLQWYLRENAECVAHGLSQAIQKRGLPRAAMSDNGAAMLAAEITEGLARLGIAHETTLAYSPYMNGKIENLWANVEGRLMAMLEGVTDLTLATLNEATQAWCEYDYNRTVHSEIGATPLARFLAGPDVLRPSPDSDALRLAFTRTEKRTQRQSDGTLVVEARRFEVPNRYRHLRELHVRYAAWDLARVHLLDERSGQVLCRLYPQDKQANARGVRRPLEPLAAAADAPRPPTGAMAPLLQSLMAKQAATGLPPAYLTKDEPPAPEGNEP from the coding sequence ATGAGCGCATCGAAACACGCTTCAGTCCACGAACGTTGGGCGCATCTGCGCTTCTCGGTGATCGGGCAACTGTTGGCGGCCCCGCCGCCGAAGGGCGAACTGCGCGCCGAGCTCAGGAAGTTGGCTGAGCGCACTTGGCGGCACCCGGTCACGGGCGAGCCGGCGCGCTTTGCGCTCTCGACCATCGAACGCTGGCTGTTGCGGGCGCGGCGCGAGCGGCGCGACCCGGTCGGAGTCCTGCGGCGCAAGGTGCGCGCCGATGCCGGGGTCCAGAAGGTGGGCTCGGCGATCCGGCAAGCGCTGCAGGCGCAGTACGCCGCGCACCCGAGCTGGTCGGTGCAGCTTCACACCGACAACCTGCGGGCGCTCATCGAGCGCGACCCGGCGCTGGGGTCTATGCCATCGTACTCGAGCGTCCGGCGGCTGTTCCAGGCGCAGGGTTGGCGCAAGCGCCAGCGGCTCAGCAGCCGCGATACGGCGGGCGCTCAACGAGCCGAGGCCCGGCTGGCCGCGCGCGAGGTGCGCAGCTACGAGGCCCACTACGTCGGCTCGCTGTGGCACTGGGACTGCCACGTCGGTTCGCGACCGGTGTTGACCGCCGCCGGTCGATGGGCCACGCCAGTGCTCTTCGGCGTGCTCGACGATTGCTCGCGGCTGGGCTGCCACCTGCAGTGGTACCTGCGGGAGAACGCCGAGTGCGTGGCCCACGGTCTGTCGCAGGCAATCCAGAAGCGCGGGCTGCCGCGCGCGGCCATGAGCGACAACGGTGCGGCGATGCTCGCCGCCGAGATCACCGAGGGGCTCGCTCGGCTGGGCATCGCGCACGAGACGACGCTGGCGTACTCGCCATACATGAACGGCAAGATCGAGAACCTGTGGGCGAACGTCGAAGGAAGACTGATGGCGATGCTCGAGGGCGTGACCGACCTGACGCTCGCCACCTTGAACGAAGCGACCCAGGCCTGGTGCGAGTACGACTACAACCGCACCGTGCACTCCGAGATCGGCGCAACGCCGCTGGCGCGTTTCCTCGCCGGCCCCGATGTGCTGCGGCCCAGCCCGGATAGCGACGCGCTGCGGCTGGCCTTCACCCGCACCGAGAAGCGCACCCAGCGCCAGAGCGACGGCACGCTGGTGGTCGAAGCCCGGCGCTTCGAGGTTCCCAACCGCTACCGGCACCTGCGCGAGCTGCACGTGCGCTACGCCGCCTGGGACCTCGCCCGGGTGCACCTGCTCGATGAACGCAGCGGCCAAGTCCTGTGCCGCCTGTACCCGCAGGACAAGCAGGCCAACGCCCGGGGCGTGCGCCGGCCGCTCGAGCCGCTCGCGGCGGCGGCGGACGCGCCTCGACCGCCCACCGGCGCGATGGCCCCGCTGCTGCAGAGTCTGATGGCCAAGCAGGCTGCCACGGGCCTGCCGCCGGCCTACCTGACCAAGGACGAACCACCGGCACCGGAAGGGAACGAACCATGA
- a CDS encoding NAD-dependent epimerase/dehydratase: MKILITGNMGYIGPVLARHLRVVMPKAHLIGFDSGFFGHCLTGAEQIPERLLDEQYFGDVRELPDSLLASVDAVVELAAVSNDPMGVRFEQVTGDINFRAAVGIAERAVRAGVKRVIFASSCSMYGYAEGGPRKESDPLNPLTAYAKSKVATEEALEKMPAGDAVITSLRFSTACGMSDRLRLDLVLNDFVACALASKEITVLSDGTPWRPLIEVRDMARAIEWALTRNRDEAGRYVAVNVGSNRWNYQVRDLAEAVARAVPGTKVSINTAAPPDKRSYRVDFSLFERIAPDHQPQVSLEQAIEALKDGMQRMGFHDANFRSSQFMRLKVLEKHMADGRLSPDLRWKAI, encoded by the coding sequence ATGAAGATTCTAATTACGGGAAACATGGGCTATATCGGCCCCGTGCTTGCAAGACACTTGCGTGTGGTCATGCCCAAGGCGCACCTCATCGGCTTCGATAGTGGATTCTTCGGCCATTGTCTTACGGGAGCCGAACAGATTCCGGAGCGGCTCTTGGACGAGCAGTATTTCGGTGATGTTCGGGAATTGCCGGATTCGCTACTGGCCAGCGTCGACGCGGTAGTCGAGTTGGCTGCCGTGTCGAATGACCCGATGGGTGTGCGGTTTGAGCAGGTGACGGGCGATATCAACTTCCGTGCCGCGGTAGGGATTGCGGAGCGCGCTGTGCGCGCGGGCGTGAAGCGCGTGATTTTTGCGTCGAGCTGCAGCATGTATGGATATGCGGAAGGCGGGCCGCGGAAGGAAAGTGATCCGTTGAATCCTTTGACGGCATATGCGAAGTCGAAGGTGGCAACGGAGGAAGCACTCGAAAAAATGCCCGCCGGCGACGCCGTAATCACGTCGCTGCGTTTTTCCACCGCTTGCGGCATGTCGGATCGCCTGCGCCTCGATCTGGTACTGAACGATTTCGTGGCGTGCGCACTTGCGAGCAAGGAGATCACGGTGCTAAGTGATGGCACGCCGTGGCGTCCGCTGATCGAGGTGCGCGACATGGCGCGCGCGATTGAATGGGCGCTGACCCGCAATCGCGACGAGGCGGGTCGTTATGTAGCGGTAAATGTCGGCTCCAACCGCTGGAACTATCAGGTACGAGATCTCGCCGAGGCCGTGGCGCGGGCGGTGCCGGGAACCAAGGTAAGTATCAATACCGCGGCGCCCCCCGACAAGCGCTCCTATCGCGTGGATTTCTCGCTTTTTGAGCGCATCGCGCCGGATCACCAGCCACAGGTTAGCCTGGAGCAGGCAATCGAAGCATTGAAGGACGGCATGCAGCGCATGGGGTTCCATGATGCGAATTTCCGATCATCCCAGTTCATGCGACTCAAGGTTCTGGAAAAGCATATGGCGGACGGGCGCTTGAGCCCGGACCTGCGCTGGAAGGCCATCTGA
- a CDS encoding glycosyl transferase family protein produces MNQTLPEDTPRENEGIPLFFNCEDSKRTRPEIAVLIPCYNEEVAIGDVVRDFRAVLPDAHIYVFDNNSHDKTIEVAERAGAIVHRVFLQGKGNVIQRMFADIEADLYVLVDGDNTYDAASATEMLDLQRQGNFDMVVGRRITQDTAAYRPGHRFGNWLLTAFVGKLFGRTVIDMLSGYRVFSRRFVKSFPALSSGFEIETELTVHALELRMPTTEVATPYKERPVGSESKLSEPARAN; encoded by the coding sequence ATGAACCAAACACTGCCTGAAGATACCCCGAGAGAAAATGAGGGGATTCCTCTTTTTTTCAATTGCGAAGACAGCAAGCGGACACGCCCCGAGATCGCCGTCCTGATCCCCTGCTACAACGAAGAGGTCGCGATCGGAGACGTGGTGCGCGATTTTCGCGCGGTGCTTCCCGATGCGCACATCTACGTCTTCGACAACAACTCCCACGACAAAACCATCGAGGTCGCGGAGCGTGCCGGCGCCATCGTCCATCGGGTATTTCTGCAAGGCAAGGGCAACGTGATCCAGCGCATGTTCGCCGACATCGAGGCCGATCTCTACGTCCTGGTCGATGGCGACAACACCTACGATGCCGCGAGCGCCACGGAAATGCTGGATCTTCAGCGACAAGGCAACTTCGACATGGTGGTCGGTCGCCGAATCACCCAAGACACGGCGGCCTACCGCCCCGGGCACCGATTTGGCAACTGGCTGCTTACGGCATTTGTCGGAAAGTTGTTCGGGCGCACCGTCATCGACATGCTTTCGGGATATCGCGTTTTCTCAAGGCGATTCGTCAAATCATTCCCAGCGCTTTCCTCCGGCTTCGAAATCGAAACGGAACTCACCGTCCATGCGCTGGAACTTCGAATGCCGACGACCGAGGTCGCAACCCCTTACAAGGAGCGCCCTGTCGGCAGTGAAAGCAAACTCAGTGAGCCGGCGCGAGCAAATTGA
- a CDS encoding bifunctional DNA primase/polymerase has translation MSTATLPVEPAWRLAQRPDAQRWLVSELWAEQAVGIVGGEPKCCKSFLALDLAVAVASGRPCLRRFAVPNPGRVLLYAAEDASHVVRQRLDGICAAAGCRLAELDVQVITAPILRLDLPADRAALERTVAELQPRLLILDPFVRLHRIDENASGEVAPLLAYLRELQRRYAASVLLVHHARKSAGAMRAGQALRGSSEFHAWGDSNLYLRRANDALSLTIEHRAASSPPGIQLELRADGDALALRPVQPSSDPPPPPAGLDERITAALLAAANPMSIHALRAQCRVRNASLYERLAALTAAGRLQRTADGYRLADRN, from the coding sequence GTGAGCACCGCGACGCTGCCGGTCGAGCCGGCCTGGCGCTTGGCCCAGCGGCCCGACGCGCAGCGCTGGCTGGTCAGCGAACTCTGGGCCGAGCAGGCGGTGGGCATCGTCGGCGGCGAGCCCAAGTGCTGCAAGAGCTTCCTCGCGCTCGACTTGGCCGTGGCGGTCGCCTCGGGTCGCCCTTGCCTGCGGCGCTTCGCCGTGCCCAATCCCGGCAGGGTGCTGCTATACGCGGCCGAGGATGCCTCGCACGTCGTGCGCCAGCGGCTCGATGGCATCTGCGCCGCCGCCGGCTGTCGGCTGGCCGAGTTGGACGTGCAGGTGATCACCGCGCCCATCCTGCGACTCGACCTGCCGGCCGATCGCGCGGCCCTCGAGCGCACCGTCGCCGAACTGCAACCGCGCCTGCTGATCCTCGACCCCTTCGTGCGCCTGCATCGCATCGACGAGAACGCCAGCGGCGAGGTAGCCCCTCTGCTCGCCTACCTGCGCGAGTTGCAGCGCCGCTACGCCGCTTCCGTGCTGCTGGTGCACCATGCACGCAAATCCGCCGGCGCCATGCGCGCCGGCCAGGCGCTGCGCGGCTCCTCCGAGTTCCACGCCTGGGGCGACTCGAACCTGTACCTGCGCCGCGCAAACGATGCGCTCAGCCTGACGATCGAACATCGCGCCGCGTCGTCGCCGCCCGGCATCCAGCTCGAGCTGCGGGCCGACGGCGATGCACTGGCCTTGCGACCCGTACAACCGTCGTCCGATCCGCCGCCACCGCCCGCCGGCCTCGACGAACGCATCACCGCCGCGCTGCTGGCCGCCGCTAACCCAATGAGCATCCACGCTCTGCGCGCCCAATGCCGCGTACGCAACGCCTCCCTCTACGAGCGCCTCGCCGCACTGACCGCCGCCGGTCGACTTCAGCGCACCGCCGACGGCTACCGACTCGCCGATCGCAACTGA
- a CDS encoding dTDP-4-dehydrorhamnose 3,5-epimerase RfbC, translated as MRFDKTPLDGAYTIDLEKRGDDRGFFARLFCEKEFSAAGLETRFVQINNSSSATRGTLRGMHFQLPPAAEVKVVRCIKGALYDVIVDLRPDSPTFMRWFGAELSAENRRMMYVPRGFAHGFITLADDTEAFYLVSAFYAPECERGLRFDDPAVGIEWPLSPTEMSEKDKSWPGLDPAFHGLDSMKGIR; from the coding sequence ATGCGGTTCGATAAAACGCCACTGGATGGCGCATACACCATTGACCTCGAGAAGCGGGGCGATGATCGTGGCTTCTTTGCCCGCTTGTTTTGTGAAAAGGAATTTTCCGCTGCGGGATTGGAAACCCGCTTTGTCCAGATCAACAATTCTTCGAGCGCCACGCGGGGGACGCTGCGCGGCATGCATTTCCAATTGCCCCCGGCCGCAGAGGTGAAGGTCGTGCGCTGCATAAAGGGAGCGCTCTACGACGTGATCGTGGATCTGCGTCCCGACTCCCCGACATTCATGCGTTGGTTCGGTGCGGAACTCAGTGCCGAAAATCGACGCATGATGTACGTGCCCCGGGGCTTCGCCCATGGATTTATCACGCTTGCCGACGATACCGAGGCCTTCTATCTTGTAAGTGCCTTCTATGCGCCGGAGTGCGAGCGCGGCCTTCGCTTTGACGATCCTGCGGTCGGCATCGAATGGCCGCTGTCGCCGACCGAGATGTCGGAAAAAGATAAAAGCTGGCCTGGTCTTGACCCGGCCTTTCATGGTCTGGATTCCATGAAAGGCATCCGATGA
- a CDS encoding glycosyl transferase family 2 codes for MLAQLHAIVPQVDLCILVNNGDAKVLDDIVSRIPDSGTIRVLHLGTNLGVAAALNRGLEVAARAGAEWALLLDQDSIPGERFVASLLGEALEQKQNSAPLAAIGPRIVMPRDGTDLPFIRLGWLRNQHLRGAPGSTVDCDFLITSGCLVRLDAFSRIGGFDEGLFIDSVDLEWSFRAKSLGYRLLGSFGTVLDHEIGASSTIVAGVLRVVIHPPLRLYFMTRNRILLYRRDYVPAKWKLKDSCRMVMKFFAMTLFVAPRLQYARMSWRGVRDGLLGRGGPAPRK; via the coding sequence TTGCTCGCGCAACTGCACGCGATTGTGCCGCAGGTCGATTTGTGCATATTGGTCAACAACGGTGACGCCAAAGTCCTGGACGACATCGTGTCCCGGATACCGGATTCCGGGACGATCCGCGTGCTTCACCTTGGGACCAATCTTGGCGTGGCGGCCGCGCTCAATCGCGGCCTGGAGGTGGCGGCGCGGGCGGGCGCGGAGTGGGCACTACTGCTGGATCAGGACAGCATTCCCGGAGAGCGATTCGTCGCGTCTCTTCTAGGGGAAGCGCTGGAACAGAAGCAGAATTCCGCCCCGTTAGCGGCCATCGGTCCGCGCATCGTCATGCCGCGGGACGGCACCGATCTGCCATTCATCCGTCTTGGCTGGCTGCGCAATCAGCATCTTCGCGGCGCACCGGGGTCGACGGTCGATTGCGATTTCCTGATCACCTCGGGATGTCTGGTGCGGCTGGATGCGTTTTCGCGCATCGGCGGCTTCGACGAAGGGTTGTTCATCGATAGCGTCGACCTCGAATGGTCGTTCCGTGCCAAGAGCCTGGGATATCGCCTGCTGGGTTCCTTCGGCACGGTGCTCGATCATGAGATCGGGGCGAGCAGCACGATCGTGGCCGGGGTCCTGCGCGTCGTCATTCATCCTCCCCTACGCCTGTATTTCATGACGCGAAACCGGATTCTCCTGTATCGGCGGGATTACGTTCCGGCGAAGTGGAAACTCAAGGATAGTTGCCGGATGGTCATGAAGTTTTTTGCGATGACCTTGTTTGTTGCCCCCCGGCTGCAGTATGCAAGGATGTCGTGGCGGGGGGTTCGGGACGGATTGTTGGGGAGAGGCGGTCCGGCGCCACGGAAATGA